One Aegilops tauschii subsp. strangulata cultivar AL8/78 chromosome 7, Aet v6.0, whole genome shotgun sequence genomic window carries:
- the LOC109751617 gene encoding mitochondrial carrier protein MTM1 isoform X3 — protein sequence MAGGSRGGFPAWMTAAAARIDLSGGAAATSGSQPPQPGPSPAVVADQELGMAERALSAASAAFISAIIVNPLDVAKTRLQAQAAGVPYYQAPQMAALGPDAILSELRCSPSCTRGIILGSEPICPPDCFQYKGTVDVFLKVVRQEGFGRLWRGTNAGLALAIPTVGIYLPCYDIFRNKIEDFTRSNAPGLTPYAPLVAGSVARSLACIACSPIELARTRMQAYKEFQPGVKPPGMWKTLLGVLSPHASPVQNYRVLWTGVGAQLARDVPFSAICWSTLEPIRRKLLGLVAEDGDAASVLGANFAAGFVAGSLAAGVTCPLDVAKTRRQIEKDAQKAMRMTTRQTLVDILRSEGPKGLFTGVGPRVARAGPSVGIVISFYEVIKYALHQRNMS from the exons ATGGCGGGCGGCTCTAGGGGCGGCTTCCCCGCCTGGatgaccgccgccgccgcgcgcatCGACCTCTCCGGCGGCGCCGCCGCCACGTCCGGCTCGCAGCCTCCCCAACCCGGCCCTTCGCCCGCGGTGGTGGCCGACCAGGAGCTCGGGATGGCCGAGCGCGCCCTCTCCGCCGCAAGCGCCGCCTTCATCTCCGCCATCATCGTTAACCCTCTCGACGTCGCCAAG ACGAGGTTGCAGGCGCAGGCGGCGGGGGTGCCTTACTACCAAGCACCCCAGATGGCGGCGCTCGGCCCGGATGCG ATACTGTCTGAGTTGCGATGCTCTCCATCATGCACACGTGGTATCATTTTGGGAAGTGAACCTATTTGCCCACCCGATTGCTTTCAGTACAAGGGAACAGTTGATGTATTCTTGAAAGTTGTTAGACAG GAAGGATTTGGTAGATTATGGAGAGGTACAAATGCTGGCTTGGCATTAGCTATACCAACT GTTGGAATATATTTGCCTTGCTATGACATATTCCGCAACAAGATTGAAGATTTTACAAGAAGCAATGCTCCTGGGTTGACACCATATGCCCCACTAGTAGCAGGATCAGTTGCACGTTCGCTCGCATGCATTGCTTGTTCCCCAATTGAATTGGCAAGGACACGGATGCAG GCGTATAAGGAATTTCAGCCTGGAGTAAAGCCTCCTGGAATGTGGAAAACATTGCTTGGTGTTCTTTCACCACATGCAAGTCCAG TGCAAAACTATCGTGTTCTATGGACGGGTGTGGGGGCACAGCTTGCTCGGGATGTTCCATTCTCTGCTATATGCTGGTCAACGCTGGAGCCG ATTCGAAGAAAGCTGCTTGGTCTTGTTGCAGAGGACGGTGACGCAGCTAGTGTGTTGGGAGCGAACTTTGCTGCTGGCTTTGTAGCAGGTAGTCTTGCTGCTGGTGTTACATGCCCTCTTGATGTTGCCAAGACAAGGAGACAGATAGAG AAGGATGCCCAGAAGGCAATGAGAATGACCACGAGGCAAACGTTAGTTGATATATTGAG GTCTGAAGGTCCAAAAGGCTTGTTCACTGGTGTTGGTCCACGCGTCGCTCGTGCTGGACCATCAGTTGGTATTGTCATTTCCTTTTATGAGGTCATCAAGTATGCTCTTCACCAAAGGAACATGTCATGA
- the LOC109751617 gene encoding mitochondrial carrier protein MTM1 isoform X2 — protein sequence MAGGSRGGFPAWMTAAAARIDLSGGAAATSGSQPPQPGPSPAVVADQELGMAERALSAASAAFISAIIVNPLDVAKTRLQAQAAGVPYYQAPQMAALGPDAILSELRCSPSCTRGIILGSEPICPPDCFQYKGTVDVFLKVVRQEGFGRLWRGTNAGLALAIPTVGIYLPCYDIFRNKIEDFTRSNAPGLTPYAPLVAGSVARSLACIACSPIELARTRMQAYKEFQPGVKPPGMWKTLLGVLSPHASPGQNVQNYRVLWTGVGAQLARDVPFSAICWSTLEPIRRKLLGLVAEDGDAASVLGANFAAGFVAGSLAAGVTCPLDVAKTRRQIEKDAQKAMRMTTRQTLVDILRSEGPKGLFTGVGPRVARAGPSVGIVISFYEVIKYALHQRNMS from the exons ATGGCGGGCGGCTCTAGGGGCGGCTTCCCCGCCTGGatgaccgccgccgccgcgcgcatCGACCTCTCCGGCGGCGCCGCCGCCACGTCCGGCTCGCAGCCTCCCCAACCCGGCCCTTCGCCCGCGGTGGTGGCCGACCAGGAGCTCGGGATGGCCGAGCGCGCCCTCTCCGCCGCAAGCGCCGCCTTCATCTCCGCCATCATCGTTAACCCTCTCGACGTCGCCAAG ACGAGGTTGCAGGCGCAGGCGGCGGGGGTGCCTTACTACCAAGCACCCCAGATGGCGGCGCTCGGCCCGGATGCG ATACTGTCTGAGTTGCGATGCTCTCCATCATGCACACGTGGTATCATTTTGGGAAGTGAACCTATTTGCCCACCCGATTGCTTTCAGTACAAGGGAACAGTTGATGTATTCTTGAAAGTTGTTAGACAG GAAGGATTTGGTAGATTATGGAGAGGTACAAATGCTGGCTTGGCATTAGCTATACCAACT GTTGGAATATATTTGCCTTGCTATGACATATTCCGCAACAAGATTGAAGATTTTACAAGAAGCAATGCTCCTGGGTTGACACCATATGCCCCACTAGTAGCAGGATCAGTTGCACGTTCGCTCGCATGCATTGCTTGTTCCCCAATTGAATTGGCAAGGACACGGATGCAG GCGTATAAGGAATTTCAGCCTGGAGTAAAGCCTCCTGGAATGTGGAAAACATTGCTTGGTGTTCTTTCACCACATGCAAGTCCAGGTCAGAATG TGCAAAACTATCGTGTTCTATGGACGGGTGTGGGGGCACAGCTTGCTCGGGATGTTCCATTCTCTGCTATATGCTGGTCAACGCTGGAGCCG ATTCGAAGAAAGCTGCTTGGTCTTGTTGCAGAGGACGGTGACGCAGCTAGTGTGTTGGGAGCGAACTTTGCTGCTGGCTTTGTAGCAGGTAGTCTTGCTGCTGGTGTTACATGCCCTCTTGATGTTGCCAAGACAAGGAGACAGATAGAG AAGGATGCCCAGAAGGCAATGAGAATGACCACGAGGCAAACGTTAGTTGATATATTGAG GTCTGAAGGTCCAAAAGGCTTGTTCACTGGTGTTGGTCCACGCGTCGCTCGTGCTGGACCATCAGTTGGTATTGTCATTTCCTTTTATGAGGTCATCAAGTATGCTCTTCACCAAAGGAACATGTCATGA
- the LOC109751617 gene encoding mitochondrial carrier protein MTM1 isoform X1, translated as MAGGSRGGFPAWMTAAAARIDLSGGAAATSGSQPPQPGPSPAVVADQELGMAERALSAASAAFISAIIVNPLDVAKTRLQAQAAGVPYYQAPQMAALGPDAILSELRCSPSCTRGIILGSEPICPPDCFQYKGTVDVFLKVVRQEGFGRLWRGTNAGLALAIPTVGIYLPCYDIFRNKIEDFTRSNAPGLTPYAPLVAGSVARSLACIACSPIELARTRMQAYKEFQPGVKPPGMWKTLLGVLSPHASPGQNAVQNYRVLWTGVGAQLARDVPFSAICWSTLEPIRRKLLGLVAEDGDAASVLGANFAAGFVAGSLAAGVTCPLDVAKTRRQIEKDAQKAMRMTTRQTLVDILRSEGPKGLFTGVGPRVARAGPSVGIVISFYEVIKYALHQRNMS; from the exons ATGGCGGGCGGCTCTAGGGGCGGCTTCCCCGCCTGGatgaccgccgccgccgcgcgcatCGACCTCTCCGGCGGCGCCGCCGCCACGTCCGGCTCGCAGCCTCCCCAACCCGGCCCTTCGCCCGCGGTGGTGGCCGACCAGGAGCTCGGGATGGCCGAGCGCGCCCTCTCCGCCGCAAGCGCCGCCTTCATCTCCGCCATCATCGTTAACCCTCTCGACGTCGCCAAG ACGAGGTTGCAGGCGCAGGCGGCGGGGGTGCCTTACTACCAAGCACCCCAGATGGCGGCGCTCGGCCCGGATGCG ATACTGTCTGAGTTGCGATGCTCTCCATCATGCACACGTGGTATCATTTTGGGAAGTGAACCTATTTGCCCACCCGATTGCTTTCAGTACAAGGGAACAGTTGATGTATTCTTGAAAGTTGTTAGACAG GAAGGATTTGGTAGATTATGGAGAGGTACAAATGCTGGCTTGGCATTAGCTATACCAACT GTTGGAATATATTTGCCTTGCTATGACATATTCCGCAACAAGATTGAAGATTTTACAAGAAGCAATGCTCCTGGGTTGACACCATATGCCCCACTAGTAGCAGGATCAGTTGCACGTTCGCTCGCATGCATTGCTTGTTCCCCAATTGAATTGGCAAGGACACGGATGCAG GCGTATAAGGAATTTCAGCCTGGAGTAAAGCCTCCTGGAATGTGGAAAACATTGCTTGGTGTTCTTTCACCACATGCAAGTCCAGGTCAGAATG CAGTGCAAAACTATCGTGTTCTATGGACGGGTGTGGGGGCACAGCTTGCTCGGGATGTTCCATTCTCTGCTATATGCTGGTCAACGCTGGAGCCG ATTCGAAGAAAGCTGCTTGGTCTTGTTGCAGAGGACGGTGACGCAGCTAGTGTGTTGGGAGCGAACTTTGCTGCTGGCTTTGTAGCAGGTAGTCTTGCTGCTGGTGTTACATGCCCTCTTGATGTTGCCAAGACAAGGAGACAGATAGAG AAGGATGCCCAGAAGGCAATGAGAATGACCACGAGGCAAACGTTAGTTGATATATTGAG GTCTGAAGGTCCAAAAGGCTTGTTCACTGGTGTTGGTCCACGCGTCGCTCGTGCTGGACCATCAGTTGGTATTGTCATTTCCTTTTATGAGGTCATCAAGTATGCTCTTCACCAAAGGAACATGTCATGA
- the LOC109751655 gene encoding uncharacterized protein, translated as MAYSKGAGGGGMSAVDAILAEAADLVALEQIARLNTAHLAGLDDSALPSSLESRFRKLKSLPTAPAPPAKTLGRSSTAPPQRRGDPPADPLPQPHADPPSPTPVAPASQEQKEQHPPPQADPRKTSVPAAREDGDEEEEDLERLFGAGRGRPTLRERNRGRDDDGSLSPPPPRQACCFPFSPKKALQRAPTGRSRKDRVGGAPGDVLGIDAGEWGDENRRMVTELKEQQRKLKKALEEQVKVSRETAKMARWVKQASARMTHTDAIDDPLSDIDDDDELM; from the coding sequence ATGGCGTACTCCAAGGGAGCTGGCGGCGGCGGGATGTCGGCGGTGGACGCCATCCTCGCGGAGGCGGCCGACCTGGTCGCGCTGGAGCAGATCGCCAGGCTCAACACGGCGCACCTCGCCGGCCTCGACGACTCGGCGCTCCCGTCCAGCCTCGAGTCCCGCTTCCGCAAGCTCAAGTCCCTCCCCACcgcccccgcgccgcccgccAAGACCCTGGGCCGCAGCTCCACCGCGCCGCCGCAGCGCCGCGGCGATCCTCCTGCCGACCCGCTCCCGCAACCGCACGCGGACCCTCCCTCGCCCACACCGGTCGCCCCGGCGAGCCAAGAGCAGAAGGAGCAGCACCCTCCGCCGCAGGCTGATCCTCGTAAGACGAGCGTCCCCGCGGCCCGAGAAGatggcgacgaggaggaggaggacctgGAGCGGCTCTTCGGGGCAGGGCGCGGCCGGCCGACGCTGAGGGAGCGGAACAGGGGCAGGGACGACGACGGCTccctgtcgccgccgccgccgcgccaggCGTGCTGCTTCCCCTTCTCGCCCAAGAAGGCCCTGCAGAGGGCCCCTACGGGGCGGAGCAGGAAGGACCGCGTCGGAGGAGCGCCGGGCGACGTCCTCGGCATCGACGCCGGCGAGTGGGGCGACGAGAACAGGAGGATGGTGACGGAGCTCAAGGAGCAGCAGCGCAAGCTCAAGAAGGCGCTCGAGGAGCAGGTCAAGGTCAGCAGGGAGACGGCCAAGATGGCGCGGTGGGTCAAGCAGGCATCCGCGCGCATGACGCACACGGACGCCATTGACGACCCGCTCAGCGACATcgacgacgacgacgagctcATGTGA